One Drosophila subobscura isolate 14011-0131.10 chromosome U, UCBerk_Dsub_1.0, whole genome shotgun sequence DNA window includes the following coding sequences:
- the LOC117900131 gene encoding trifunctional purine biosynthetic protein adenosine-3: protein MSHSVLVIGSGGREHAICWKLSQSPLVKQIYALPGSFGIQQVEKCRNLEAKVLDPKDFEAIAKWSKENEISLVVVGPEDPLALGLGDVLQKEGVLCFGPGKQGAQIEADKKWAKDFMLRHGIPTARYESFTDTNKAKAFIKSAPYQALVVKAAGLAAGKGVVVAANVEEACQAVDEILGDLKYGQAGATLVVEELLEGEEISVLAFTDGQSVRAMLPAQDHKRLGNGDTGPNTGGMGAYCPCPLISQPALELVQRAVLERAVQGLIKERITYQGVLYAGLMLTRDGPRVLEFNCRFGDPETQVILPLLETDLFEVMQACCSGQLERLPLQWRSGVSAVGVILASAGYPETSTKGCLITGLPDVNTSTQLVFHSGLSVNKQKEALTNGGRVLIAIALDASLKEAAAKATKLAGTITFAGTGAQYRTDIAQKAFKIATATAPGLSYKDSGVDIDAGDALVQRIKPLSRGTQRPGVLGGLGGFGGLFRLKDLSYKEPVIAEATQGVGAKIQLALQNELYENIGYDLFAMAANDLLELGAEPVAFLDYIACGKLHVPLAAQLVKGMADGCRDAKCALVGGETAEMPSLYAPGQHDMAGYCVGVVEMSRVLPRFDLYEEEDLLVGLPSSGLHCAGFNELLTQLAASKVNLKECSPVGGSKHGLSLAQVLGTPTRLYVQQLLPHLQAGNQIKAVAHVTHGLLHDVQRLLPEGFEVTLDFGAVPVPEVFGWLAGQLQLSAQTLLERHNCGIGMVLVLPQSSLLWRTSLPGAKVLGVLNRQAKSAGDAPRVKVRNFAEQLQKLAAPFGGLGEAQLPQEVRQLPAAEVKLTPREECFENAVGRRLTRVPSHYHDPILILGTDGVGTKLKIAQQTNRNASVGIDLVAMCVNDILCNGAEPFSFSSYYACGKWQADLAAAVNAGVQEGASQANSSFVSSHSAALPLLYEPQVYDLAGFALGIAERSGILPRLEEIQPGDVLIGLPSSGVHSNGFSLVHAVLRRAGLSLNDRAPFSEKTLGEELLVPTKIYVKALSSLLSRPNHGVKALAHITGGGLSENIPRVLRKELAVRLDANKYPLPPVFAWLAAAGNISSTELQRTYNCGLGLVLVVGATEVDGVLRELRYPQRATVVGEVVARKDPKKPQVVVQNFEASLARTQRILAQPRRRVAVLISGTGSNLQALIDATRDSAQGVHAEIVLVISNKAGVLGLERAATAGIPSMVISHTDFPSREVYDTELTRHLKAARVELICLAGFMRILSVPFVREWRGRLINIHPSLLPKYPGLHVQRQALEAGETESGCTVHFVDEGVDTGAILVQAAVPILPGDDEETLTQRIHHAEHWAFPRALALLASGALRRVSEVRKEAPKEGQ from the exons ATGTCGCACAGCGTCTTGGTCATTGGCAGCGGCGGGCGGGAGCATGCTATCTGCTGGAAATTATCGCAGTCGCCACTGGTGAAGCAGATCTACGCTCTGCCTGGTAGCTTTGGCATCCAGCAGGTGGAAAAGTGCCGTAATTTGGAGGCCAAAGTCTTAGATCCAAAGGATTTTGAG GCCATTGCCAAATGGAGCAAGGAAAATGAAATCTCTCTGGTGGTCGTTGGACCCGAAGATCCCTTGGCCTTGGGGCTGGGCGATGTGCTGCAAAAGGAGGGCGTACTCTGCTTTGGGCCCGGCAAGCAGGGCGCTCAAATCGAGGCAGACAAGAAGTGGGCCAAGGACTTTATGCTGCGCCACGGCATACCAACGGCGCGTTATGAGAGCTTCACGGACACGAACAAGGCCAAGGCCTTTATCAAGAG cGCACCCTATCAGGCTCTGGTGGTGAAGGCCGCTGGCTTGGCTGCCGGCAAGGGTGTTGTGGTGGCCGCCAATGTGGAGGAAGCCTGCCAGGCGGTGGATGAGATATTGGGAGACTTGAAGTACGGACAAGCTGGTGCCACCCTCGTCGTAGAGGAGCTACTCGAGGGCGAGGAAATATCCGTTCTTGCCTTCACCGATGGCCAGAGTGTGCGCGCCATGCTGCCTGCCCAGGATCACAAGCGCTTGGGCAATGGAGACACTGGACCCAATACCGGTGGCATGGGCGCCTACTGCCCGTGTCCGTTGATCAGTCAGCCCGCATTGGAGCTGGTGCAGCGCGCCGTGCTGGAGCGAGCCGTTCAGGGTCTGATCAAGGAGCGCATCACCTATCAGGGTGTGCTCTATGCGGGACTCATGCTGACACGCGATGGTCCACGCGTGCTCGAGTTCAACTGTCGCTTTGGCGATCCCGAAACGCAGGTCATACTGCCGCTCCTCGAAACGGATCTGTTTGAGGTGATGCAGGCCTGCTGCAGTGGACAGCTGGAGCGGCTGCCTCTCCAATGGCGCAGCGGTGTGAGCGCCGTGGGTGTGATCCTCGCAAGTGCTGGCTATCCAGAGACCTCCACAAAGGGTTGCCTCATCACAG GCCTTCCTGATGTCAACACGTCCACTCAGCTGGTTTTCCACAGCGGTTTGTCGgttaacaaacaaaaggaggCACTCACCAATGGCGGACGTGTGCTCATTGCCATTGCGTTGGATGCCAGCCTCAAGGAGGCGGCTGCCAAGGCCACAAAACTCGCTGGAACAATCACTTTTGCCGGCACTGGTGCCCAATATCGCACGGACATTGCACAGaaagcatttaaaat tgccactgccacggcgCCTGGCCTCAGCTACAAAGACAGCGGCGTGGACATTGACGCCGGCGATGCGCTGGTGCAACGCATTAAGCCTCTGTCGCGTGGCACCCAGCGGCCTGGTGTGCTCGGCGGCTTGGGTGGCTTTGGTGGTTTGTTCCGCTTGAAGGACCTCAGCTACAAGGAGCCCGTGATTGCCGAGGCCACGCAGGGTGTGGGCGCCAAGATCCAGTTGGCGCTGCAGAACGAATTGTATGAGAACATTGGCTACGATCTGTTTGCCATGGCTGCCAATgatctgctggagctgggcgcCGAACCGGTGGCATTTCTGGACTACATAGCCTGCGGCAAGCTGCATGTGCCGCTGGCCGCTCAGCTGGTCAAGGGCATGGCCGATGGCTGTCGTGATGCCAAGTGTGCCTTGGTGG GTGGCGAGACAGCGGAGATGCCCTCGCTCTATGCACCCGGACAGCATGACATGGCTGGCTACTGTGTGGGCGTCGTGGAGATGTCCCGCGTTCTGCCACGCTTTGATCTGTATGAAGAAGAGGATCTGCTTGTGGGTCTGCCCTCCTCGGGCCTGCACTGTGCTGGCTTCAACGAGCTGCTCACCCAGTTGGCCGCCTCGAAGGTGAATCTCAAGGAGTGCTCGCCGGTTGGTGGGAGCAAGCATGGCCTTAGCCTGGCCCAGGTCTTGGGCACGCCCACACGCCTGTacgtgcagcagctgctgcctcattTGCAGGCTGGCAATCAGATCAAAGCTGTGGCTCATGTCACGCATGGCCTGCTGCACGATGTGCAGCGACTGCTGCCCGAGGGCTTCGAGGTCACACTGGACTTTGGGGCTGTGCCCGTGCCGGAGGtctttggctggctggcgggccagctgcagctgagtgCCCAGACCTTGCTGGAGCGGCACAACTGCGGCATTGGCATGGTGCTGGTCCTGCCGCAGAGTAGCCTGCTGTGGCGCACATCGCTGCCGGGTGCCAAGGTGCTCGGCGTGTTGAATCGCCAAGCGAAATCCGCCGGCGATGCGCCCCGCGTTAAAGTGCGCAACTTTgcggagcagctgcagaaatTGGCCGCACCCTTTGGTGGATTGGGTGAAGCCCAGCTGCCGCAGGAAGTCAGGCAACTGCCCGCAGCGGAGGTGAAGCTTACGCCACGCGAGGAATGCTTTGAGAATGCCGTGGGACGTCGCCTGACCCGCGTGCCGAGTCATTACCACGATCCCATACTCATTTTGGGCACCGATGGCGTTGGCACAAAGCTGAAGATCGCGCAGCAAACGAACCGAAATGCCAGCGTGGGCATCGATCTGGTGGCCATGTGCGTCAACGATATACTCTGCAATGGCGCCGAACCCTTTAGCTTCTCCAGCTACTATGCCTGCGGCAAGTGGCAGGCGGATTTGGCTGCGGCAGTCAACGCTGGCGTGCAGGAGGGTGCCAGTCAGGCCAATAGCAGTTTTGTGT CCTCACACAGCGCTGCCTTGCCACTGCTGTACGAGCCGCAGGTCTATGATTTGGCTGGCTTTGCTTTGGGCATAGCCGAACGCTCGGGCATACTGCCGCGACTGGAGGAGATTCAACCCGGAGATGTGCTCATTGGCCTGCCCTCGTCGGGTGTGCACAGCAATGGCTTCAGCCTCGTTCATGCGGTGCTCAGGCGTGCTGGCTTGAGCCTCAACGATCGTGCGCCATTCAGCGAGAAGACGCTgggcgaggagctgctggtgccCACCAAGATCTATGTGAAGGCATTGTCCTCGCTGCTTTCCCGACCCAACCACGGGGTGAAAGCGCTCGCACACATCACTGGCGGTGGCCTGAGCGAGAATATACCCCGCGTGCTGCGCAAGGAATTGGCCGTGCGGTTGGATGCCAACAAGTACCCGCTGCCCCCGGTGtttgcctggctggctgcagctggcaACATCAGTTCCACGGAGCTGCAGCGCACCTACAACTGCGGACTGGGTCTGGTCTTGGTGGTGGGCGCAACGGAAGTGGATGGTGTGCTGCGAGAACTCCGCTATCCACAGCGCGCGACTGTTGTGGGCGAGGTGGTGGCCCGAAAGGATCCGAAGAAGCCGCAGGTGGTGGTGCAGAACTTTGAGGCGTCGCTGGCGAGAACCCAGAGGATTCTAGCTCAGCCACGACGACGTGTGGCCGTGCTCATCTCGGGAACAGGCAGCAATCTTCAAGCCCTTATCGATGCCACGCGTGACTCGGCCCAGGGCGTGCACGCGGAAATTGTGCTCGTGATCAGCAACAAGGCGGGTGTCTTGGGTCTGGAGCGGGCCGCCACGGCGGGCATACCCTCGATGGTCATCTCGCACACGGACTTCCCCAGTCGCGAGGTCTACGATACGGAATTAACGCGCCATCTGAAGGCCGCTCGCGTGGAGTTGATCTGCCTGGCGGGCTTCATGCGCATTCTCAGTGTTCCCTTTGTGCGCGAGTGGCGTGGCCGCCTGATCAACATTCATCCCTCGCTGCTGCCCAAGTACCCAGGTCTGCATGTCCAGCGGCAGGCCCTGGAGGCAGGCGAAACAGAGTCCGGCTGCACGGTACACTTTGTGGACGAGGGCGTCGACACGGGCGCCATACTCGTGCAGGCAGCTGTGCCCATTCTGCCCGGGGATGATGAGGAGACGCTCACCCAGCGCATTCACCACGCCGAGCATTGGGCTTTTCCACGAGCATTGGCGCTGTTGGCCAGCGGTGCTCTGCGTCGGGTGTCTGAGGTGAGGAAGGAAGCGCCCAAGGAGGGCCAATGA
- the LOC117900133 gene encoding pupal cuticle protein, protein MYLLISLFGVLAVMQQQLEAAYIPDSDRNTKTLQNDLQVERDGNYRYAYETSNGISASQGGLGGVSVQGGSSYTSPEGSVISVSYVADETGYHPVGDHIPKVPDYILRALEYIRTHPYQVKDYYTGELKPVAHDAAAFNVYSRNIHEQTTPRSRPSATPKTIYLTHPPTIQPLRQRQSASRRR, encoded by the exons ATGTATTTGCTT ATAAGTCTCTTTGGAGTGCTGGCggtgatgcagcagcagctggaggccgCATACATCCCGGATTCGGATAGGAATACGAAAACTCTCCAGAACGATCTGCAGGTGGAGCGGGATGGCAACTATCGCTATGCATACGAGACATCCAATGGCATATCCGCCTCCCAGGGCGGCCTAGGCGGTGTGTCTGTTCAGGGCGGCTCCAGTTACACCTCTCCCGAAGGATCTGTGATCAGTGTTAGCTACGTGGCCGATGAGACTGGCTATCACCCAGTGGGCGATCACATACCCAAAGTGCCGGACTACATTCTGCGCGCCCTGGAGTACATTCGCACGCATCCGTATCAGGTGAAGGATTACTACACGGGCGAGCTGAAGCCAGTGGCCCACGATGCTGCCGCTTTCAATGTCTACAGCAGAAACATCCACGAACAGACGACACCTCGTTCCCGGCCAAGTGCCACACCAAAGACCATTTATCTCACACATCCACCCACCATCCAACCtctgcgacagcgacaaagCGCTTCGAGACGTCGATGA
- the LOC117900885 gene encoding uncharacterized protein LOC117900885, whose product MSHGEDVLDNWEELDEAGLSMTLQTKLQTSEEKPVIKMKLLQRPQSLQDSPGNAAPKQITIAKKPSPPEAQPEGEPVMMVLHKSTNDYDPATYATPTINQTVKILRRPAQAEERRDTNGMKPKQPIKTLKQREQEYAEARLRILGAAKNPEDDKPPTPPTPTGGSLLATPQQATPAGNHSTLPAVSHNNNNNNNISSSGPGAGMHRSSSAPKMSQVSAMYNNYNSYFQGPHNPGLNYYYQHAGPLPPQQQPPNMPPHFNQRMPPYVGGGMGMGGMPAQPPPQSAVNQQQSWSPVVGGSVSAALLRQQSMQQSPQQQHQHQPPPQAYNDNVLRLPRGPCPNGSVGFQMRR is encoded by the exons ATGTCCCATGGCGAGGATGTGCTAGACAATTGGGAAGAACTTGACGAGGCGGGG CTCTCGATGACTCTGCAAACCAAGCTGCAAACGAGCGAGGAGAAGCCCGTTATCAAAATGAAACTTCTACAGCGTCCGCAGAGCCTGCAGGACAGCCCTGGCAATGCTGCACCCAAGCAAATCACCATTGCCAAGAAGCCCTCGCCGCCCGAGGCCCAGCCTGAGGGCGAACCAGTCATGATGGTGCTGCACAAGTCGACAAATGACTATGATCCGGCTACCTATGCCACGCCCACCATCAATCAGACCGTGAAAATTCTGCGGCGCCCCGCCCAGGCCGAGGAGCGACGTGATACGAATGGCATGAAACCCAAGCAGCCCATCAAGACGCTAAAGCAGCGCGAACAGGAGTATGCAGAGGCCAGATTGCGTATCCTGGGTGCGGCCAAGAATCCCGAGGATGATAAGCC ACCAACGCCCCCCACACCAACTGGTGGCAGCCTCTTGGCCACGCCACAGCAGGCTACACCTGCGGGAAACCACTCAACTCTACCTGCTGTCAgccacaacaataacaacaacaataacattAGTAGTTCTGGCCCTGGTGCTGGCATGCATCGCTCTAGTTCGGCCCCAAAGATGTCCCAAGTGTCGGCCATGTACAATAACTACAACAGCTACTTCCAAGGGCCTCACAATCCGGGCCTGAACTATTATTACCAGCATGCCGGACCCCtgccaccacagcagcagccgccaaacATGCCGCCGCATTTCAACCAACGCATGCCACCGTATGTTGGTGGAGGTATGGGCATGGGTGGAATGCCAGCCCAACCTCCGCCACAGTCGGCGgtcaatcagcagcagagctgGTCGCCCGTGGTCGGAGGCAGTGTATCCGCTGCCCTGTTGCGCCAGCAGTCAATGCAGCAgtcaccgcagcagcagcaccagcatcagccacCGCCGCAAGCCTACAATGACAACGTCTTGCGCCTGCCGAGGGGACCCTGTCCGAATGGCTCGGTTGGGTTTCAGATGCGCCGGTAA
- the LOC117900886 gene encoding mitochondrial magnesium exporter 1 — MSELVTQQKANPVKSFIAGGFGGMCNVITGHPLDTIKVRLQTMPLAAPGQSPRYKGVIDCAVKTFRQEGLRGFYRGISAPLVGVTPIYAVDFAVYAAGKRLFQTDDHIRLTYPQIFAAGAFAGVCSALVTVPTDRIKVLLQTQTVGGGPLLYNGTLDTAVKLYRQGGFRSLFKGTCACILRDSPTGFYFVTYEFLQDLARRKSKTGQISTTSTILAGGTSGIVFWTLAVPFDVLKSRLQSAPEGTYKHGIRSVFRDLMATEGPTALFRGVLPILLRAFPATAAVFFGVELANDLLN; from the exons ATGTCGGAGCTCGTAACGCAGCAGAAGGCCAATCCCGTGAAATCCTTCATTGCCGGAGGCTTCGGCGGCATGTGCAATGTCATCACCGGCCATCCCCTAGACACAATTAAg GTTCGTCTCCAGACAATGCCACTGGCGGCGCCTGGCCAGTCGCCCAGATACAAGGGCGTCATCGACTGTGCCGTGAAGACGTTTCGCCAGGAGGGACTCCGTGGCTTCTACAGAGGAATTTCCGCACCCCTTGTTGGCGTTACTCCCATTTACGCCGTGGACTTTGCTGTCTATGCGGCGGGCAAGCGTCTGTTCCAAACGGATGACCATATACGCCTCACCtatccacaaatatttgccgcCGGAGCCTTTGCTGGCGTGTGTTCCGCCTTGGTTACGGTGCCCACGGATCGGATTAAGGTTCTGCTGCAGACACAGACTGTGGGTGGCGGCCCTCTGCTGTATAACGGGACTCTGGACACCGCTGTGAAGCTGTACCGGCAGGGCGGATTCAGGAGTCTCTTCAAGGGAACATGTGCCTGCATTCTGAGAG ATTCCCCCactggcttttattttgtgacCTACGAATTCCTACAGGATTTGGCAAGACGGAAATCAAAAACAGGACAAATTAGCACCACCTCAACCATTCTAGCTGGCGGCACGTCTGGCATTGTGTTCTGGACTTTGGCCGTGCCCTTCGACGTACTCAAAAGCCGTTTACAGTCGG CACCGGAGGGCACCTATAAGCACGGCATACGCAGTGTTTTCAGGGATCTCATGGCCACCGAAGGTCCTACAGCGCTATTTCGTGGTGTCCTGCCCATACTCCTGCGTGCCTTtccagccacagctgctgttTTCTTTGGCGTTGAATTAGCCAACGATTTGTTAAATTAA